The genomic stretch AGACCTGGATCTGTACGCCGCACCGGTGGATGGATCGCAGAAGCCGCGCTGTTTGACCGAGGCCAACGAGGCATTGGATACGGCACCGGCTTTCTCACCGGACGGCAAGACGCTCGCGTACCTGGCCATGGAAAAGGCGGGCTACGAGGCGGACCGGGTGCGCATCATTCTCAAGTCATGGCCCGACGGCGAGGCGAAGACGCTGACCGAATTGTGGGACCGGTCGGCCTCTGAATTGAGCTGGTCATCTGATAGCAAGACGATCTACACGACGGCGGACAACGTCGGGCAGCACTCGCTTTTTGCGATCGATACCGTTGATGGAAAGGACAAGGTCGTGCTCTGGGAGGGGCATATCGGGGGGCCGCAGGTTTCCGGCGGGCGCATTGTCTACTCCATGAATCACCTGAATGGTCCGGCGGAACTGTACAGCGTGAAGCCCGACGGGGCCGGCATTGAGCGCATCACGCACATCAATGATGAGCGCGTCGCGGCGACGAAGATGGGTGAGGCGGAGCAATTCTCATTTGCCGGATGGAACGGCGAAAAGGTCTATGGCTATGTGGTGAAACCGATCGACTTCTCGGCGGACAAGAAATACCCGATCGCGTTTCTGATTCACGGTGGGCCGCAGGGGTCGTTCGGCAATGATTTTCACTACCGATGGAATCCGCAGGCTTACGCCGCGGCGGGTTATGCGGCGGTCATGATCGACTTTCACGGATCGACCGGCTACGGGCAAGCGTTTTGCGATGCGATTCGGGACGACTGGGGTGGCAAGCCGCTGGAAGATCTTCGGCTGGGGCTTGAGGAGGCGATCAAGCGGTATTCGTGGATGGACGGCGAGCGCGTCGCAGCGCTGGGCGCCTCGTATGGCGGATACATGATCAACTGGATCGCGGGCAAGTGGCCCGATCGATTCAAGTGCCTGGTCAGCCACGACGGCAACATCGACGAGCAAATGGCCTACTTTGACACGGAGGAGCTTTGGTTTCCGGAGTGGGAACATCACGGCACGCCGTGGGACAACCCTGAGGGCTATCAGAAGCATAATCCCGTCAATCTCGTCAAGAACTGGAAGACGCCGATGCTCGTGATCCACGGTGGTCTCGATTTTCGCGTGGTCGATACGCAGGGGTTGTCGTCGTTTACGGCGTGCCAGCGCCGCGGCATTCCCAGCAAGTTCCTTTACTTCCCGGATGAGAATCACTGGGTGCTCAAGCCGGCCAACAGCATTCTGTGGCATGAAACGGTGTTGGCTTGGCTGGATGAGTGGACGAAGGAATGACAAAGCCGACCCGACGGAGGCGCAGTTCGCCGGTCCTATGGCTTTCATTCGTCGGAATCTAGACGCCTGACATTGACACGCAGGGAGCGGCGTGGCGCAGGCGCCCTATCCGGTGGCGTTGTCATTCTCCAGGGCAACGTTGACTTTACAAAGCGGGAACATTACTTCACGCGCGCGACAACGGTGCGTGCCTTCTGGTCGGTGATGTCCAATTCAAAACCCTGGAAGGTCGCCTCGATGAGGTGCTCGGTGAGCGTCTCGGCGTTCATGTTGGTCTGGCAGGTGTACTTTACGACGCCCTTGGCGCCGTCCTTCACCACTTCCTCGATGCCGGGGATTTCAGCGAGGGCCTTCTTGATGAGGATTCCCTGCTTCACGTCGGCGACGTTGCTCACTTCCAGAATGACATCACCGACGCCGCCGGCTGTGCCGCGGGTCCATGATTCGAGCAGGTCGTAAACGCTTGCGTCGGCGAGCTTCATTCCCGACTTTTCCAATGCCTGCCGGCCGCCGATCGGCCCGGCGACGCGCGACCCGCCGCGTACGCCGGTCATGGTGTTTGAGAAGATCGAGTCAGCGGTCTCAGTCCAGAAGCCCTGGATGGTCACGTCGGTTTCCCACATGTTCAGATTGACGCCGGCGGCGGTGGTATGCTCAGGACCGGATGCACGCGATACGCCTTTGATGTAGACCTGCGCACCGTAGTTCATGGCCAGGGACTTGAGGGTTTCGGTGTCATTCTCGGCCGCCGCGACCTCCGCCTTCTTGCGGTCGATTTCTTTCATCTGCCCGGGATTCACGAGTTTGAAGCCAAGCTTCAGGAGCTTTCGCTCGATGGCAGTGCCGAGGATGCTGTCCTTCTGGACGACTTCCCGGCTTGATTCGGAGCGGTCGAGGTCGTGAATGATCTCGGTGAAGACCACCATGATCTTGGGGCGGCCGAGCTGTTTGAGGAGAATGGCAACCTCGCCCCAGGTCGCGTCAAGCAGCGACTTACTGACTTGCGCGGTGATGTCGACGGTCGTGACGCCGAGCGACGATCGTTTACCTGTTATGTCGTAATGCTTGACGATGCCGGCGGCGCGGGCGAGGACGACGTCGTACTCCAGGGCGAAGTCCTTCGTCTGACTCTTGCTCATGATCTCCTGTTTGCCGCCCTGTTCGATCGCTTTGCGCAAGCCGTCCTTGATGGCGCTGTCGTCGTCGATGCCCTGGCCCTGAACTTTGACGGTGACGATGTCGTCGTCAGCCCGGACAGCCGAAGGCGTCAGTGCGAGGAAGGCCGACGAAACGAGGAAAAGGGGGGCGAGGGATTTCAAATGAAGATTCATGCGGATGCACTCCCATTGCGAGGATGAACCGGGATTCCCAGATTGCATCAGGATTCTGCATAGGAGCGAGGAGGGGGTCAAGGGTGGTTGGTGCGGCGACGATTATTCCTTTCTAACTCGGTTCCCCAAAATAACGCCGGCTCCGGCCCAAAAGGACCGAAGCCGGCACGGCGCGATAGCGAATGCGAATGGCGAATTCGAACGCTAGTCGAACTCAGATCCAGGGAAATCGTCATATTCCTCGTTGAAGCCGTGAGGGCCGGCGTGCGGACCGCCTCCGGGACCATTTGTGAATCGCTCACCAAACTGGCCCACAAGACCCGAAAGCTGGTTGAGCAGCTCCTGATCGATATTGATTGTGCAGCCACCGGCCTGGAAGACGCTGCCCATCAGTCCGGCGGACATCACGGTCGCGGCAAGTTTCACTTTCCTTAGCATCCTGTTTGTCATGCTTCTACCACTCCTTGGTTTTGCTTCGTGCGAGGGATACCAACCCGGCGAGCTCCTGCGAGGATTCGAGCTCGACGGCGGGTCGGCGATCAAATCTACGATTCTGTGCGCCGCAGCGGCAAGGCGATAAGTGGCCCGCGCCGCGAGATTTTCGACCTATGGGACTGGGGACTCTTTACAAAATGCCGGGGGTGAGAGAATATCGGCGGGCACCACACACGAGGAGCGACCAATGGCTTATGACGAGATCGAGTTTGAGGCCGAAGAGGCCATGGAAAAGTCCGTAAAGTTTCTCAAGGACGAGTATCGGGGCGTCCGTACCGGCCGCGCCTCGCCCGGTCTTGTCGAGCATGTCAAAGTGAAGGTGCCGGCCTACGGCGAGGCGCCGATGGAACTCAAGGCCCTGGCGACCATCAGCGCGCCTGACGCGAGCA from Candidatus Zixiibacteriota bacterium encodes the following:
- a CDS encoding S9 family peptidase, with translation DLDLYAAPVDGSQKPRCLTEANEALDTAPAFSPDGKTLAYLAMEKAGYEADRVRIILKSWPDGEAKTLTELWDRSASELSWSSDSKTIYTTADNVGQHSLFAIDTVDGKDKVVLWEGHIGGPQVSGGRIVYSMNHLNGPAELYSVKPDGAGIERITHINDERVAATKMGEAEQFSFAGWNGEKVYGYVVKPIDFSADKKYPIAFLIHGGPQGSFGNDFHYRWNPQAYAAAGYAAVMIDFHGSTGYGQAFCDAIRDDWGGKPLEDLRLGLEEAIKRYSWMDGERVAALGASYGGYMINWIAGKWPDRFKCLVSHDGNIDEQMAYFDTEELWFPEWEHHGTPWDNPEGYQKHNPVNLVKNWKTPMLVIHGGLDFRVVDTQGLSSFTACQRRGIPSKFLYFPDENHWVLKPANSILWHETVLAWLDEWTKE